Proteins encoded within one genomic window of Anopheles gambiae chromosome 3, idAnoGambNW_F1_1, whole genome shotgun sequence:
- the LOC4577934 gene encoding keratocan, with product MFSVKSFICSASLLLLVPSYGAAFQFLCNSMTCTITKWSPSEEGSFMLAHIPNNTVLLKLVNLKTNTFNLDTIDFVKTSGIGVEIERSSVKKVVMPAAGHIIRLVLVRTYLSDIVFDEGNERLSSLIISDSRLKSIPSTITHLAALGTVEISKSSIETVNMNLFGKLTHLRYLNLCDNKILSLHLSGAAGADFAQLSDLFLSGNQLTAINLSGFNGMPSLETLDLQNNRIRRVQGTLESNTLKTLDLSWNRIDVLYCCEWNLPSLVRLTLSRNELSRLPTCLSLAMPNVTYLLLDSNALTDGDSWYSILTLEGLQQLDISHNRLTRAVFDTLSQSLYILNLQNNNIKVLSVPVAGKRLKINASFNSIDTFDIKSLSSNVTSLAMFCNPIDCSFDRERMPIGQEPMCSNAEIRSCDTS from the exons ATGTTTTCAGT GAAGAGTTTTATTTGCAGCGcttcactgctgctgctagtacCGTCTTATGGTGCAGCGTTCCAGTTTTTGTGCAACAGCATGACGTGTACCATAACAAAGTGGTCTCCCAGCGAGGAAGGTTCATTTATGCTTGCCCATATCCCGAACAATACTGTACTGTTGAAGCTTGTCAATCTTaaaaccaacacattcaaCTTGGACACTATCGACTTTGTAAAAACCAGTGGAATCGGAGTCGAGATAGAACGATCTTCCGTCAAAAAGGTGGTAATGCCGGCCGCCGGCCACATAATACGCCTGGTGCTAGTGCGAACGTATCTCAGCGACATCGTGTTCGACGAGGGCAATGAGCGGTTATCCTCTCTTATCATTTCCGACAGCCGGCTTAAAAGCATCCCGAGCACCATCACGCACCTGGCAGCGTTGGGAACCGTCGAAATATCGAAATCGTCCATCGAAACGGTCAATATGAATCTGTTTGGCAAGCTGACGCATCTACGCTACCTTAACCTGTGCGATAATAAGATACTATCTCTTCATCTGTCCGGCGCAGCGGGTGCCGATTTTGCGCAACTAAGTGACCTGTTTCTGAGCGGCAATCAGCTCACCGCGATCAACTTGAGCGGGTTTAACGGTATGCCTTCACTGGAGACGCTAGATCTGCAGAACAATCGGATCCGGCGTGTGCAGGGGACGCTGGAGTCAAATACGTTGAAAACCCTCGACCTGTCTTGGAACCGTATTGATGTACTATACTGTTGCGAATGGAATCTACCCAGTTTGGTCCGTTTAACACTGAGCCGTAACGAGCTGTCGAGACTACCGACCTGCCTATCGTTGGCCATGCCCAACGTTACCTATCTCTTACTAGACTCGAACGCACTGACCGATGGTGATTCGTGGTACAGCATTCTCACGCTGGAAGGTTTGCAGCAGCTAGACATTAGCCACAACCGGCTGACGAGGGCGGTATTCGATACCCTCTCGCAATCGTTGTATATTCTCAACctgcaaaacaataacataaaaGTTCTGAGTGTTCCGGTAGCGGGCAAACGTTTGAAAATTAATGCATCCTTCAATTCGATTGATACGTTCGATATCAAGAGTCTGTCGTCGAACGTTACGTCCTTGGCAATGTTTTGCAACCCAATCGACTGCTCGTTCGATCGAGAACGTATGCCAATTGGGCAGGAACCGATGTGCAGCAATGCAGAGATAAGAAGTTGTGATACGTCCTAA
- the LOC5668341 gene encoding toll-like receptor 13, translating to MYFSVFVLFIRPTIPLRFHCDRDFICKIWHWRPLDEGAFVLDHIPITHGAIELYNFWTTEVSSNLFADFETQRRNIHQMQTALTVIRSPLRSFVLEDNATFYTIDLEKTQLDVISFGTRCNVETLKINYCKLKQLPESISNLKALKIFTLSHSFIQVVDLNLLAELPRLTLLDLSKNRLHTLYDSSAGTATLSYPLLADLYLRENKLKHINLDVFRPMESLTRIDLSHNQISVVSGSLVSASLNLLDLSNNRIVEMDCCGWAVPMLYGMDANDNRLRALPKCLEQAFLNVVRLAFDSNQLQPDVMFQFGRLTSLKFLTLTDNKLPYVTLNMSTISKQLRHLNLSHNKLKHLDVPYAPSKDFHIDVSSNCISSVDWDRVSANLTKLGMGENPLDCSFHSISTRADIRSKLVCKRHRIEHCDL from the coding sequence atgtattttagTGTGTTCGTCCTTTTCATTCGGCCAACGATACCACTGCGCTTCCATTGTGACCGAGACTTTATTTGTAAAATATGGCACTGGAGGCCACTGGACGAGGGAGCGTTCGTCTTGGATCACATCCCAATCACACACGGGGCGATCGAGCTGTACAACTTTTGGACTACGGAAGTATCGAGCAATTTGTTTGCCGATTTCGAAACGCAGCGTCGCAACATACACCAGATGCAAACCGCACTCACCGTGATCAGGTCCCCGTTGCGCAGTTTTGTGCTGGAGGACAATGCTACCTTCTACACGATAGATTTGGAGAAAACCCAGCTTGATGTAATATCTTTTGGGACGCGGTGCAATGTGGAGACTTTAAAGATAAATTATTGCAAACTGAAACAGTTGCCAGAATCAATCAGTAACCTGAAGGCGTTGAAAATTTTTACACTAAGCCATTCGTTTATTCAGGTGGTTGATTTAAATTTACTAGCTGAATTGCCCCGTTTAACTTTGCTAGATTTGAGCAAAAACCGGCTACACACTCTGTACGACTCGAGTGCCGGAACAGCGACACTCTCGTACCCGTTGTTGGCCGATCTGTACCTAAGGGAAAACAAGCTGAAACATATCAACCTGGACGTGTTCCGACCGATGGAGTCGCTCACTCGAATCGATCTATCCCACAATCAGATTAGTGTGGTGTCGGGATCGTTAGTGTCGGCCAGCTTAAACTTGCTCGATTTATCCAACAATCGGATAGTGGAGATGGATTGCTGTGGATGGGCTGTTCCAATGTTGTACGGTATGGACGCTAACGATAATCGGTTGCGCGCATTGCCAAAGTGTCTGGAGCAAGCTTTCCTGAATGTGGTTCGTTTGGCGTTTGATAGCAATCAACTTCAGCCGGATGTAATGTTCCAGTTCGGTCGACTTACGAGCCTGAAGTTCCTAACACTGACGGACAACAAGCTACCATACGTCACCCTGAACATGAGTACCATCTCCAAACAGCTGAGGCATTTGAATCTAAGCCATAACAAACTAAAACATCTCGACGTGCCGTATGCACCAAGCAAGGATTTCCACATCGACGTTAGCTCGAACTGTATTAGCAGTGTAGATTGGGACAGAGTATCGGCGAATCTAACGAAATTAGGAATGGGAGAAAATCCATTGGACTGTAGCTTTCACAGTATTTCTACTAGAGCGGACATTCGATCGAAGCTGGTGTGTAAAAGGCACAGAATTGAGCATTGTGATTTATAA